DNA from Triplophysa rosa linkage group LG12, Trosa_1v2, whole genome shotgun sequence:
TGGGAGCGATTcctccattttttacatttttgtaccgagaggtcacgctgtgacgttttgatcttctattggtctcacgcactcacgtgacTCGAATTCTCAGGTCCTAGTTCACCAAATTTGAACTTTGCTACTTAACGAAATGCGTTTCTGGTCTATCGCATTCTCATGCTTATGAATGGAAGACAATGGagggaaaagtcaagtgtgagtGCGCCACAttcgaaagccagagggcgctctcgcgcagaaactctgaatatgggacacagaagaagaacgatttaGGCCGCGTCCGAAATAGCCCCCTAGACCCTAATATTgtgcactatttgaggggacatccatttttaatcccatatttcattcatatttacttataagtagggatgtaacgattcaccgtgagccggttgaaaatcggttataatgagtgatgattcaaatcggttgtggtgtgaactgaatcgcaatacattttttgaacagcaggggccgctattttcactgcaaatctaaacgtggacatgctgatatttcttaaatgcaaaaaaatccaagaaaagctaagacagtattagtttgtttatattaaagagactttttctattattaatttgttataaaattgcagtttagttttgttatttgaaataaaacattattttattatacaaagaaacgtgaagcatttaagaaataatgcaagggaagttgttcatttctaatttgtttcaactcattttgtaaaaataaatcgtgagtaaatcgtgaataaatcgcatcgtgagatcagaatcgtgactcgcatcgcatcgtgagctgagtgaatcgttacatccctacttaaaagaaaataacaattATAAATTGACGCAATCTTGCACTTTTGGCTTATAAATGACAAAACTACACACTTTTTGTGCATACATTGAACATGTATAGTTTTAACTTTTTACTCCATTGTTTGACTAACGAGACCAAATGGAATTTCCATTCCAAACATCGTCTTTCCTTCATAAACCGCAACGTTGCTCGACACATTAAACCAGCGTGCCGTACAAACCAGAGAAACACAATGCACATGATCCTGACGGCAGAACATCTTTTGTTCCAGAAGTGGCCATAAAAATGATCTTTACACATCTGGGTTGATCCAAAAAAAATACATCCAGACACACTCGCATAACAATACGCATGATGTCAGAGCATCGGTCGTGGGTCCAAACGCACATCTGGAGGGTGTGAGAGGGGGACAGGGGTGGGTGGATGGGTTTTTTCTCTCCTCTGTGTTTTGGGATGATAAACAGGGTGTTACTGAAACCACATGATGACGTGTGGCCCAAGGGTGTGTTCATTTCAGAATCACCGACCCCCGCAGCACAAACCTAGAATCACAATCAAATAATCGACACGCCTGTGCAATTAGAGTCACACGTGTAAAAATCATGCTTACATCACACCTACACCAGGAGCGTTTCAACGCCTACACATACGCCATCTTACAGCTAAAAATAGCCAGTAAATGATGATGCCAACATTTAGGAGCGTGAGAGAGTGATCGATTAAAAAGCCACTTCTGAGTCGCTCCACGTTTTTGGATGgaagcaaaaagaaaaaattctCATCCCGTGTTTGAGTGCCGTACGTCTGCCTTTTCACTTTCCCTTTTCAACGTGTGGGTGAGATGAGCCATTTACAGATATCAGACTTTATGCATCCACAGAGACATTTGCTGAACCGCTTTAAAGATTTGCTGTAAGAAACTCAGTGTTACTGATACCAGCGACCCAATTGAGTGTAGAGCCATCTGAACTCCACCACACACCAACAAATccactaaacaacacaaaatcacACGCATCGTCTAAATGTTTCGTGAAAAGTCATTAAAGAACTTTAACAAGCTGAGGTGCAATATACCATCCACCAACACACTTCATTTTGTTGATGtacttttaaaaacaaagcCAAAGCAGTTTGAGCACATAAGTCGAGTTCCTTCAATGGGTAGTTCAATAGTACACATTTCCCTTTTGGGTCAGTTCCTGATTCGGACACACATGCAATCCAGAGATCCATCGTGTCCGCAGTGTGTACAGTGATGGTCATAATAACACCTCACACGCCCCAACAGTGTTAACAGTGCATGAGCATCTCAGCCTTGTTTttaacatcaaaacaaaaaaatacattaaataataattatattaatagcGCTcataataatcaataataataaatgtgtaaTGTCATTTAAGCAGTTATTTGAATGTGTTaatatgtcatgtttattttgtattattatcacatgtaatgcaaataaacacaaatatgaaatgattaacaataacaaacaaatgATTACTatgatgattatttttattcCACAAGCACATGCGTCGAGTAACCTTGTTGCGTTGAATAGAAAGCGAGCAAACCTTCTGCTGAACTCGAGCAGACACATCAGACAGCGCAAAATCCTATCACAGCACCAACACGCGTGGAAATAACCACAGTGAGAATCCTGATGGTAAAGCCACATCCCCATCCGCGTGATTTCTCTCATGAATAAGAAGGGAGGGAGACATTCGCACACCACGCCGGCGAGTCTCCGCGTCACGCAAGATCCCCGCGAGCGAGACTGCGGCTCCACGACGCGCGTGACAGCGTTAAAGACCGGCACTCACCTCTGTCCAAAACACGCGTGTGATTTCCCGAATCAGACTCTCCGGTTCTCCGTCGCGTATTCGGTCCTTCTCTCCGCTCTCATTTGCTCCTCCAGTGTTCTTCTGTCTCACCGCTACAGtcagagacacacacaaacctgcTGCGTGAAGCCCCGCCCACGCGCGATCCCAGTGGCCATGCGTGCACTCCCGCGTGGGACGCGTCACCTGCGCCAGTGGAGGAAGAAGCATGCAATATTAAAgacgatagatagatagatagatagatagatagatagatagatagatagatagatagatagatagatagatagatagatagatagatagatagatagatagatagatagatagatagatagatagatagatagatagatagatagatagatagatagatagaattAACCCATTCTTTATGTTTATAAATTACATGTTTCGCAAACAATAGAAAAATATTTGTGAAGAAATGTTCCATCCGTTGGTGGCTTTATATTTATCTAACATTTTTTGGAAAACCTACATTTTGAGATTTTGTAACTCTCGTTGATGTTCAGGCAAACACATTTACTAAGTATCTCAGCGCCCTCTGTAGGACAATAACAGAATTGTCAGTGATTATCACTGTGAACCTTACCATGtctaaattcaattcaaattcttAAATTCAGTGTACATTTCGTTTCATGAAAATTCAAGAGAATACTTTTATGTAATACGTTAAATTAAGCATATTACTAAACATTTATTACCAACATGGCGCTTTATCTGCTCgtgacataataaaatgaaGGAATATATTAattcaaatgtataaaatatgcTTGCCTTTTCAATGAATagttaataaaaatatgtatattattgtttcgtttttattttctaGCATAATCTCTCCCTTGCATGTGAAGTGTCTTTCCTGAAGACCTGGCAACAACTGTGTTTTCTTGGGATAGGCCTGACTCATGAATATGAACCAACCCGATAAAGGTTGGCTCATGAATAATTACTTAGTTTACGTGCCAGGACGTACCAATCAACGCCATCCCAACGTAATTACTATTCATAAACCAAGTCGACCCAGGAGGATTTTGGTACGTTGTAACgcgaagggggcggggtcatATGCGTGGAGGCGGGTCCGCTCTAAAGTTGTCTGACTGGATCGGATTTTTTTTGTAGTGGAGACTAGAGGGCGATCAGAGTAGGCGATATGTCCGATCTCAGCGTCTCGCTGTCCGTACTATTGGGGATTGTAGTTTTTAGCGAGGTGGCGAGAAGGACGGCCTTATATCTGCTCTCGAACCGAGACCGGAGCGTCTATGCGCTGGAGTTGATTTCCACGTTTCAACTGTGCGCGTGCACGCACGAGTTAAAGCTCCTCGCGGAGGTGGGCGGACTGGAGCCGCGCATCGCGTTGACGTGCACGTATGTGATCTCGGTGGTCCACGCGCTTTCCTTCCACGGCGCGATTTGCAACCCCACCGGGGTCCTGGATCAGCTCTGCCGCCGGACTCTCACCAGCCGGGGCGCGCTGGCGCGGATTTCGTGCCAGCTGGTCGCCGCTGCGCTGGCGCGCGGAGCGATGCCCCACGCGTGGGCACTGTCTCTGTCTGACCTGCACGCGCGGCACAGATTGACGGGGTTTAAATGCACGAGCAGCCCAGTCAACGCTTCTCTGCTGCAGGCCGCTGCGGTGGAGCTGGGCTGCGCGTTCGTGATGCACACTGCAGTCTCCAACGTGCACAAAGTTCAGGAGATGTATCGAGTTCCTGCCATAGCTGCAGTCATCACTACTTTGGTGTACGCAGGTGTGTGTGCAATAACCAAAAAGTGGCTAGTTGCAGAAATgtcgaaaaaaaaaaataaagatgctattTTATAGgatacatattaataataagAATTAATTatgaacagtttgttttctacatgtTTGCTGTCAGACCACAGGACACATGGTATGGTGTATTTGTCAACTAGACAAGTACGGGTGTCAATGACCTGTGCGCTATTTTATTGACATTTGTGATATGACAGCTCAAAGTCAACTACTGCTAAACCAATCAATCGagttgcctgtctgtctgtcagttaccgtttactgtacatttattttgttttgatgaagGTGGACATATTACTGGGGCTGTGTTCAATCCGGCTCTCGCCTTCTCAATGCAGTTCCCCTGTCCTGGCAATACATTCACAGAATACAGCGTTGTGTACTGGCTGGGACCAATACTAGGTGAGCATTCACATTCAGTGCATTTACAGCAGCACAGCCAGATTTACACGCAAGATGCTCTTACCACATTTCTATAACGTAACCTGCAAGACCTGCCGAATCACAGATCAGGATACGTGTTttgcttttgtgttgtcatgttTGACTGCCAGGGATCACGTATACTGatcaaatgtttcattttgaagTACTGGATGTTATTGGGGATAGAAAGGCCAAATGCGTTCATGCAAGTTTTAAGAGAGATTCACACTGTTCCGTCTCCTTCAGGAATGATCGCCTCTCTGCTGCTTTGTGAGAAAGTCATGCCGGTTCTTTTAGGAAAAAGCACAATTTCAAACTCCAATGGACTCAAGAGGAGAAAGATTAAGTAAATTAGGACGAGATCTTAAGAAGTCTTATTCACAATATAAACGTTTTATGTTGAGTTACATATGTAGTTATGGACTGTGAATGCACAAAACATTAGGACACTGTTCTTCTCAATTCCTtcgtgttttattgttttaagggTTCTTACTGTCTGTAATACTTTAAGCTTTGATAATTAATGTCTTATTGAACATTAGAACTTCTTAAATGAGAAGCTAATGTATATTCAAAATTAAAGcacaatgatgtcataaaaagcACACAGTGTCTCCGCAGACAGACATTCACGTGATGTTATATACAGTTATGGCGGCAATAAGAATGACTTATAACTGTTGCACATtgattttatgatttaaaagtCAATTTTCTTGTTCTTCAGTGTAATATTTACCTCACTGTACTTTGTTATATTGTATCTTAAATCATACATTCCTGGAGTGAGACACATCTGAAGCGTTCTAACGGCGCggtatttttaataatgttttactaGCGATCGTTATTATCTAGCACTAGGTACTGTATATGAAACTTTTATGGTGCCTTTGGGTATAATAACCTGGCTGAACTTGATGATGTATAAAACAAGCTGATGCTGTTTTGTGGAATGGCTTGGTTTCTATTTCGGAAGAAAAATAAGTTgtactaaaaatatttattaatctgtttttaattaaactcataaatgaaaaatcttgTTCGTTTTTCTAACCTGAGAGATCGGTTGTTGTGAAATAGTTTCTGGTGTCATGTGATGGACCCTGTGTGAACTGATCTGGGcacagtggaaaaaaacacaattctCACAGTGATAGTGAGAAACTCTATGATGAAAttcacaaaacaacaaacattcaacaactgaaaaatg
Protein-coding regions in this window:
- the aqp11 gene encoding aquaporin-11 encodes the protein MSDLSVSLSVLLGIVVFSEVARRTALYLLSNRDRSVYALELISTFQLCACTHELKLLAEVGGLEPRIALTCTYVISVVHALSFHGAICNPTGVLDQLCRRTLTSRGALARISCQLVAAALARGAMPHAWALSLSDLHARHRLTGFKCTSSPVNASLLQAAAVELGCAFVMHTAVSNVHKVQEMYRVPAIAAVITTLVYAGGHITGAVFNPALAFSMQFPCPGNTFTEYSVVYWLGPILGMIASLLLCEKVMPVLLGKSTISNSNGLKRRKIK